In Maridesulfovibrio ferrireducens, one genomic interval encodes:
- a CDS encoding MarR family winged helix-turn-helix transcriptional regulator, whose product MALLSKLNHSVIEFYEKLSSWEHDIVRGKGVTLPQMHILEVLGIHKPKRMKELAQLMGITTGTLTVLVDRLESKGFVCRKPHDSDRRSIVVELTESGEAMFAEHDRLHLRLIDELTSEMSDSEREVFLSCLEKMNKSF is encoded by the coding sequence GTGGCCCTTTTAAGCAAGCTTAATCACTCGGTTATAGAATTTTACGAAAAGTTGTCATCATGGGAGCATGATATCGTGCGTGGGAAAGGGGTAACCCTGCCTCAGATGCATATCCTTGAGGTGCTCGGCATTCATAAACCCAAACGGATGAAAGAGCTTGCGCAACTTATGGGCATAACTACCGGAACTTTGACTGTTCTCGTCGACAGGCTTGAAAGTAAGGGGTTTGTCTGTCGTAAACCTCACGACTCGGATCGCCGATCAATTGTTGTTGAATTGACCGAATCTGGCGAAGCTATGTTTGCAGAGCATGATCGGTTGCATTTACGTCTGATTGATGAGCTTACTTCTGAAATGTCAGATTCAGAGCGCGAAGTTTTTTTGAGCTGTTTGGAGAAAATGAATAAGTCTTTTTGA